In Sphingobacterium zeae, one genomic interval encodes:
- the mrdA gene encoding penicillin-binding protein 2, translating into MNSFFARKYVVSGIFIAITLTLMARLFYLQIIDDSYIHSANSNVMRKVIVYPARGVILDRKGKVLVQNEPVYDLMVTPREVKEIDTALFCKLIDIDKEGFIKRMEKARIHSPYRASIFEKQLSVRTWAQYQEYQYQFRGFYVQKRTIRSYPDSIAAQFLGYVSEVNDKDIERSNGFYRSGDYIGRSGIERSYEDLIRGKRGVNNLMVDALNRPKGVFMEGKYDTLAVAGEGLVSSLDKDLQILGENLMKNKLGSIVAIEPATGEILAYVSSPSYNPNMMVGRQSGNNYMKLLKDETKPLFNRPIQASYPPGSVFKVVSALTAQQAGVIDRNTVFFCPHGYSYGGGRGWMGCTHYHGSTTLQRSVAVSCNTYYGFTYAKMIDGRGLSGPKAYDLWRNAVTQFGIGHKLGIDLPGEKPGLLPTSDFYTKRYGNDKWRSSFNISLSIGQGEMGITPLQMANIMAIVANKGFYYRPHLIKGIGEKKIAKKEFTEKISAGVDEKYYPVVIQGMSDAVNTPEGTAWSNRIPGIEMCGKTGTAQNPHGENHAVFFAFAPRDNPKIAIAVFVENAGYGGTWAGPIASMMVEKYLKDTITAPKYIQDRIYNANFLPAPKKVVDPKATKDVKKTDSVKSKTDTLKSKRQLAAVTKPKETIVHHSEIKRRYE; encoded by the coding sequence ATGAACAGTTTTTTTGCGCGCAAGTACGTCGTTTCCGGAATCTTTATCGCCATCACACTGACACTGATGGCCCGCTTATTTTATTTGCAGATCATAGACGATTCGTACATACATTCTGCCAACAGTAATGTGATGCGCAAGGTCATTGTCTACCCTGCGAGAGGGGTTATACTGGATCGAAAAGGAAAGGTGCTGGTTCAGAACGAACCAGTATATGACCTTATGGTCACCCCTCGTGAAGTGAAAGAAATTGATACGGCACTGTTTTGTAAATTGATAGATATTGATAAAGAAGGTTTTATCAAACGGATGGAAAAGGCTAGAATACACTCACCTTATCGTGCATCTATTTTTGAAAAACAGCTTTCTGTACGGACATGGGCCCAATATCAGGAGTATCAATATCAATTTCGGGGTTTCTATGTGCAGAAGAGAACAATCAGAAGTTATCCCGATAGCATAGCGGCTCAGTTTTTGGGTTATGTCAGTGAGGTAAACGACAAGGATATTGAACGCTCCAATGGATTTTACCGAAGTGGTGACTATATTGGCCGCAGCGGTATAGAGCGCTCCTATGAAGACCTCATTCGTGGGAAACGCGGTGTTAATAATTTGATGGTCGATGCACTAAACCGCCCCAAGGGTGTATTTATGGAAGGCAAATACGACACACTAGCTGTTGCAGGGGAAGGACTGGTTTCTTCTTTGGATAAAGACCTTCAAATTCTAGGGGAAAACCTGATGAAAAATAAATTGGGATCCATTGTTGCTATCGAGCCAGCAACAGGTGAAATCTTGGCCTATGTAAGTAGTCCAAGCTATAATCCAAACATGATGGTGGGACGACAATCGGGCAATAATTATATGAAATTATTGAAGGATGAAACGAAACCGCTGTTTAACCGTCCTATTCAAGCTTCTTACCCGCCAGGATCTGTATTTAAGGTGGTATCTGCATTGACAGCGCAACAGGCGGGTGTGATTGATCGTAATACGGTATTCTTCTGCCCGCATGGGTACAGTTATGGCGGTGGACGTGGATGGATGGGCTGTACGCACTATCATGGATCGACTACTTTACAGCGATCGGTAGCCGTATCATGCAATACTTATTATGGTTTTACATATGCCAAAATGATTGATGGACGTGGCCTTTCGGGACCTAAAGCTTATGATTTATGGCGCAACGCAGTAACCCAGTTTGGGATAGGCCATAAACTGGGCATTGATCTACCCGGGGAGAAACCAGGTTTATTGCCGACATCAGATTTTTATACCAAACGATACGGTAACGATAAATGGCGTTCAAGTTTTAACATTTCCTTATCCATCGGGCAAGGGGAAATGGGAATAACGCCATTGCAAATGGCCAATATCATGGCTATCGTTGCTAATAAAGGGTTTTACTACAGACCGCATTTGATTAAAGGAATTGGAGAAAAGAAAATTGCCAAGAAGGAATTTACGGAAAAAATCAGTGCCGGTGTTGATGAAAAATACTATCCTGTAGTTATTCAGGGCATGAGCGATGCTGTCAATACACCTGAGGGAACAGCTTGGTCCAATCGTATTCCGGGTATCGAAATGTGTGGTAAAACAGGTACGGCTCAGAACCCGCATGGGGAAAACCACGCTGTTTTCTTTGCTTTTGCGCCGCGGGATAATCCTAAAATCGCTATTGCTGTCTTTGTTGAAAATGCAGGTTACGGTGGAACATGGGCAGGACCTATTGCCAGTATGATGGTCGAGAAATACCTCAAAGACACCATCACTGCTCCTAAGTATATCCAGGATCGCATCTATAATGCAAATTTTCTTCCTGCGCCTAAAAAAGTGGTGGATCCAAAGGCTACTAAGGATGTAAAAAAAACAGACTCAGTCAAATCCAAAACGGACACGTTAAAATCTAAACGGCAACTGGCCGCTGTGACGAAACCAAAAGAAACAATTGTTCACCATAGCGAGATAAAGAGAAGATATGAATAA
- the mreC gene encoding rod shape-determining protein MreC: MRNLWLFLRRYNAFFWFILFFGFSLFLVITNNSFQRNSVLNSSNSIIGGLYAKVNSWKSYLHLDETNDALARENAQLRKDLQAYRSTDSINIGAVPAIDSSEFGRYEFIIANVINNSIHQKANTITLDKGSKDGIERGMGVIAPNGVVGIVLNVSPHFSTVQSLLHPDTRISVTLGHTEVFGSLIWGNSMDYRAAMVKEIPNHIKVNKGDKVYTSGYSGHFPKGIFVGTVIQTGISSGDAFLDLRILLSTNFSNLQHVYVVKDLLNNELKTLEESTKDNG, from the coding sequence ATGAGAAACCTTTGGTTATTCCTAAGACGATATAATGCATTCTTTTGGTTTATCCTCTTTTTTGGATTCTCTTTATTTTTGGTCATCACCAATAATTCTTTCCAACGTAATTCGGTCTTAAATTCTTCGAATAGTATCATCGGAGGCCTTTATGCAAAAGTCAATTCCTGGAAAAGCTATCTTCACCTCGATGAAACTAACGATGCGCTCGCAAGAGAAAACGCGCAATTGAGAAAGGACTTACAGGCCTATCGGTCGACGGACAGCATCAACATTGGTGCTGTACCGGCTATTGATAGCAGCGAATTTGGGCGTTATGAATTTATTATTGCGAATGTCATCAACAACAGCATTCACCAAAAAGCAAATACAATTACACTTGATAAAGGGAGTAAGGATGGTATCGAGCGCGGAATGGGTGTGATCGCCCCCAATGGCGTAGTAGGTATTGTCTTAAATGTATCACCTCATTTCTCGACGGTTCAATCCTTGTTGCATCCTGACACGAGAATATCGGTTACGCTCGGTCATACTGAAGTGTTTGGTTCGTTGATATGGGGAAATAGCATGGACTATCGCGCGGCAATGGTCAAGGAAATCCCAAATCACATTAAAGTCAACAAGGGAGACAAAGTATATACCTCGGGATATTCGGGCCACTTTCCAAAAGGGATTTTTGTTGGAACTGTTATTCAGACGGGTATCTCCTCCGGAGATGCCTTTTTAGATCTTAGGATATTGTTAAGTACCAACTTTTCCAACTTACAGCATGTGTATGTTGTAAAAGACCTGTTAAATAACGAATTAAAAACACTAGAAGAATCGACAAAGGACAATGGCTAG
- a CDS encoding rod shape-determining protein, with amino-acid sequence MGLFNWFTQEVAIDLGTANTLIIHNDKVVVDEPSIVAFDRTTNKVIAIGRQAMQMEGKTHDNIKTVRPLRDGVIADFTAAEHLIRGMVKLVNNGKSWFFPSLRMVVCIPSGITEVEKRAVRDSAEIAGAKEVYLIHEPMAAAVGIGIDVEEPMGNMIIDIGGGTTEIAVIALSGIVCDQSIRVAGDNFDSDIVQYIRRQHNIMIGERTAEKIKIEVGAALPELQEPPADFAVQGRDLMTGVPKQITVSYTEIAHCLDKSISKIEEAILKALEITPPELSADIYQTGIYLTGGGALLRGLDRRIQAKTKLPVHIAEDPLRAVVRGTGIALKNIGRFKFLMQS; translated from the coding sequence ATGGGCTTATTTAATTGGTTTACGCAAGAAGTTGCGATTGACTTGGGTACTGCAAATACCCTAATAATTCATAATGACAAAGTAGTAGTGGATGAACCTTCTATTGTTGCATTTGACCGCACCACAAATAAAGTGATCGCCATTGGCCGCCAAGCCATGCAAATGGAGGGTAAAACACACGACAATATAAAGACAGTACGTCCTTTACGTGATGGCGTAATTGCTGATTTTACGGCTGCTGAGCATTTGATCAGAGGAATGGTAAAATTAGTAAACAATGGCAAAAGTTGGTTTTTCCCTTCGCTTCGTATGGTTGTTTGTATTCCTTCTGGTATTACAGAGGTGGAAAAAAGAGCAGTACGCGACTCCGCTGAAATTGCTGGTGCTAAGGAAGTCTATTTGATTCACGAGCCCATGGCCGCTGCTGTAGGTATAGGGATTGATGTGGAAGAACCGATGGGTAATATGATTATCGATATCGGTGGTGGTACTACCGAAATAGCAGTCATTGCTTTGTCGGGTATCGTATGTGACCAGTCTATTCGCGTTGCGGGTGATAACTTTGACTCCGATATCGTTCAATACATCAGACGACAACATAACATCATGATCGGTGAACGTACGGCTGAAAAAATAAAAATTGAAGTGGGTGCTGCTCTTCCGGAATTGCAGGAACCACCCGCAGATTTTGCTGTTCAAGGGCGTGATTTGATGACTGGTGTTCCTAAACAAATCACTGTTTCTTATACCGAAATAGCCCATTGTCTGGATAAATCCATCTCAAAAATTGAAGAGGCGATCTTAAAAGCTTTAGAAATTACCCCCCCAGAATTATCAGCAGATATTTATCAAACAGGTATTTACCTGACTGGCGGTGGTGCTTTATTACGCGGTCTGGATCGTCGTATACAAGCTAAGACTAAACTTCCAGTGCACATTGCTGAAGATCCATTACGCGCTGTCGTAAGAGGAACTGGTATCGCACTTAAAAATATCGGACGATTTAAATTTTTGATGCAATCCTAA
- a CDS encoding EamA family transporter, whose amino-acid sequence MIFVLLSVICSVTVAVLLKLGRQNGAETKQVIVWNYPMAVALTYYVLKPDLKSLARDYMPVTLYTSLAVLLPGMFVFIALSIRHSGLVKTEVAQRLSLFIPLLASFFLFHEKMQSLKMLGIVVGLLAILCSIGWQRNKNSRLATDSRHKAFYPLLVFIGMGIIDILFKQVALHVSIPYISSMFIIFVMAMFIATLLLLYFLFVEKQNFSKKAVGYGLVLGVFNFCNILFYMKAHRALPENPSVVFTGMNIGVISLGALIGVLFFKERLSLLNYLGIALSIVSVLIIAYL is encoded by the coding sequence ATGATTTTTGTCTTATTAAGTGTTATTTGTAGTGTAACTGTAGCGGTTTTATTGAAATTGGGACGACAAAATGGAGCCGAAACCAAACAAGTTATTGTTTGGAATTACCCTATGGCCGTTGCACTGACCTATTACGTGCTGAAACCTGACTTAAAATCGCTAGCGCGGGACTATATGCCGGTTACTTTGTATACATCCCTTGCGGTACTCCTCCCGGGAATGTTTGTTTTCATTGCGTTATCCATTCGGCACAGTGGTTTGGTCAAGACAGAAGTCGCACAGCGTTTGTCGTTATTTATACCACTTTTGGCTTCTTTTTTCTTGTTTCATGAAAAAATGCAAAGCCTTAAAATGCTTGGAATAGTGGTTGGTTTATTGGCAATTTTATGTTCGATTGGTTGGCAGAGAAATAAGAATAGTAGATTAGCAACAGATAGCCGTCATAAAGCATTTTATCCCTTGCTGGTATTCATTGGTATGGGTATCATTGATATTCTTTTTAAGCAAGTCGCGCTACATGTCAGTATACCGTATATCAGCTCCATGTTTATTATCTTTGTAATGGCGATGTTTATTGCAACGTTATTGTTGCTCTATTTTCTTTTCGTGGAAAAGCAAAATTTTTCGAAAAAAGCGGTGGGATATGGACTGGTTTTGGGAGTATTCAATTTTTGTAATATTCTATTTTATATGAAAGCACATCGGGCTTTGCCGGAAAACCCATCTGTTGTATTTACGGGTATGAACATCGGTGTGATTTCCTTGGGCGCTTTAATTGGCGTCTTATTTTTTAAAGAAAGGCTATCGCTATTAAATTATCTTGGTATAGCGCTTTCTATTGTTTCAGTTTTAATCATAGCATATCTATGA
- a CDS encoding NAD(P)/FAD-dependent oxidoreductase yields the protein MINTDICIIGAGPVGLFAVFEAGLLKMRCHLIDVLPQVGGQLSEIYPHKPIYDIPGYPSITAQELIDKQLEQIKPFDPTFTLGERVEQITRQDDGSFIVTTNEHTIVHTQVIVIAGGLGCFEPRKPEIPNLHLFEGKGVDYMVKDPAKYRDKKIVIAGGGDSALDWAFHLVDIAQQVTLIHRSDSFRGAPDSAEKVFKLAQQGKINLLLSHNLTNIHGNGYLSHVETTNKEKEVIATDADYFIPLYGLTPKLGPIADWGLNIDKNAIAVDTFDYSTNIERIYAIGDINTYPGKLKLILCGYHEAALMCQSAFKFVYPDQKLTFKYTTVNGINTF from the coding sequence ATGATAAATACGGATATCTGTATCATTGGAGCAGGACCTGTTGGCCTATTCGCTGTTTTCGAAGCTGGGCTTTTAAAAATGCGCTGCCATTTGATTGATGTGTTACCTCAGGTAGGCGGACAGCTTTCGGAGATTTACCCGCACAAACCTATCTATGATATACCTGGTTATCCAAGTATAACCGCACAGGAGCTGATCGATAAGCAGCTTGAACAAATTAAACCTTTCGACCCTACTTTCACCTTAGGTGAGCGTGTAGAACAAATAACCAGGCAGGACGATGGCTCTTTTATCGTGACAACTAATGAACATACAATTGTTCACACACAGGTTATTGTTATCGCCGGAGGCTTGGGCTGTTTTGAGCCGCGCAAACCGGAGATTCCGAATCTTCATCTCTTTGAAGGAAAAGGGGTAGACTATATGGTAAAAGATCCCGCCAAGTATCGGGATAAAAAAATCGTTATTGCCGGTGGTGGCGACTCCGCGCTCGATTGGGCTTTTCACCTCGTAGATATTGCGCAACAGGTCACTTTAATCCACCGAAGTGACTCCTTCAGAGGCGCTCCGGACTCGGCGGAGAAAGTGTTCAAATTGGCCCAACAGGGTAAGATTAACTTATTATTGTCCCACAATCTGACCAATATTCATGGCAATGGTTACTTGTCTCATGTTGAAACAACTAATAAAGAAAAAGAAGTCATCGCGACAGATGCAGACTATTTTATTCCTTTATATGGCCTTACGCCGAAGCTTGGTCCGATCGCAGATTGGGGATTAAATATCGATAAAAATGCGATAGCTGTCGATACTTTCGATTACTCGACCAATATCGAGCGGATCTATGCTATTGGGGACATCAACACCTATCCAGGCAAACTGAAACTCATTCTTTGTGGATATCATGAAGCAGCCCTGATGTGTCAAAGCGCTTTTAAATTTGTCTACCCTGATCAAAAATTGACATTCAAATACACCACTGTAAACGGTATAAATACTTTCTAG
- a CDS encoding IMPACT family protein: MSLFEDTYRTIDAKYEGIFRDKGSKFIAYTFPFKSEDQLKELLLEVKAIHPKARHHCWAYRLTPDRAVFRVNDDGEPSGTAGRPILNVLLSMDVTNIIVIVVRYFGGTLLGVPGLINAYKSATQDALNQAEIIERTVNDHYGISFDYLHMNDIMRIIKEECVEVEKQEFDNQCYLEFEVRKMQVNRIVDRFAKIEGCQLTYLYTL, translated from the coding sequence ATGAGTTTATTTGAAGATACTTATCGGACTATTGATGCAAAATATGAAGGGATTTTTAGGGATAAGGGCAGTAAGTTTATTGCCTACACCTTTCCTTTTAAATCCGAAGACCAATTAAAAGAGTTGCTCTTGGAAGTGAAAGCAATTCATCCCAAAGCGAGACATCATTGTTGGGCTTATCGTCTAACACCAGACCGAGCTGTCTTTCGAGTGAATGATGATGGCGAACCTTCGGGAACTGCAGGACGCCCTATTTTAAATGTGCTATTGTCTATGGATGTCACCAACATTATCGTAATTGTTGTACGGTATTTTGGAGGTACATTGTTGGGGGTGCCAGGTTTGATTAATGCCTACAAGTCGGCCACCCAAGACGCTTTGAACCAAGCAGAAATCATCGAGCGTACTGTGAATGACCATTATGGTATTTCCTTCGATTACCTCCATATGAATGATATTATGCGGATAATTAAGGAAGAGTGCGTCGAAGTTGAAAAACAGGAATTTGATAATCAGTGTTATTTGGAGTTTGAAGTTCGAAAAATGCAGGTCAATCGAATTGTTGATCGCTTCGCTAAAATTGAGGGCTGTCAGTTAACTTATTTATACACGCTATGA
- a CDS encoding 2Fe-2S iron-sulfur cluster-binding protein — protein MDDNLINVTVIDRDGTENILEVPTDINLSLMEILKASEYEILATCGGMALCATCHVEVIEGLDLLASASDQELDMLDTLPDADDQSRLACQLYLQNCNNGMKIKIKGALQS, from the coding sequence ATGGACGATAATTTAATTAACGTTACTGTTATTGATCGGGATGGGACCGAAAATATCCTCGAAGTTCCAACCGATATCAATCTTTCACTGATGGAGATATTAAAGGCATCTGAATATGAAATATTGGCAACCTGTGGTGGTATGGCGCTGTGCGCTACCTGCCATGTTGAGGTTATTGAAGGTCTAGACTTGCTGGCTTCAGCGAGCGATCAGGAGCTCGATATGTTAGATACGCTCCCGGATGCCGATGATCAAAGTCGGCTCGCCTGTCAGCTTTATCTGCAGAATTGCAACAATGGTATGAAGATCAAGATAAAAGGTGCACTGCAGTCGTGA
- a CDS encoding rod shape-determining protein MreD, translating into MARILIFNIIRFIVLIGMQVFLFQNIGYYNLVAAFPYILFVFLLPTGTPNFLVYLIAFLTGLTVDSFYDTLGVNTAACVALAAFRIFFMKITLEVEERESFFTPMLGFMNIRWFFSYIFFGTLIHHTFLYLLESFSFQHIQYTLLSIVLSCIFTVIIMLLFSILFYKKKDRL; encoded by the coding sequence ATGGCTAGGATTTTAATATTTAATATTATTCGATTTATCGTGTTGATAGGCATGCAAGTTTTCCTATTTCAAAACATTGGTTACTACAATCTTGTCGCAGCATTTCCTTATATTTTATTTGTTTTTTTGCTTCCAACGGGAACGCCTAATTTTCTGGTCTATTTGATCGCATTTCTAACTGGGCTCACCGTAGATTCTTTTTATGATACTTTAGGGGTCAATACTGCGGCCTGTGTTGCATTAGCTGCTTTCCGTATTTTCTTCATGAAAATTACCCTCGAAGTGGAAGAACGCGAATCTTTTTTCACCCCCATGTTGGGATTCATGAACATCCGTTGGTTCTTTTCTTATATCTTCTTCGGAACATTGATTCATCATACATTTTTGTATTTATTGGAATCTTTTTCCTTCCAACACATCCAATACACCTTATTGAGTATCGTTTTAAGTTGTATATTTACAGTAATTATCATGCTATTATTTAGCATATTATTCTACAAAAAGAAAGATCGGTTATAG
- the rodA gene encoding rod shape-determining protein RodA: protein MNNQKTSFFGKIDWLTITLWLALCLIGLFNIRAAVFNPELPNFFTLGTNYGKQSLYLVSAIILGVSILIIDAKFFSSASPIFYGITAVLLVIVLVVGRNVGGNQAWIDLGFFRLQPSEFAKLSTCLLLANFLSSQSNKAPTMQTLAMGAGIVLFPVFLVMLQPDTGSALAFFSLIFVFYREGYVNNELLIFGGLCILLFVLALLVNPWILILVLALLIGLVMWNYRKRRKYIINLSILFAACAVFILCVDLVYDHVLQSHQRDRIDIILGKMEDPKGKGYNLNQSKIAIGSGQLLGKGYLQGTQTKYNFVPEQSTDFIFCTVGEEWGFVGSVTLLLIYLTLLLRIIHIAERQRSAFARIYAYGVASILFFHLFINIGMTIGIVPVIGIPLPFISYGGSSLWSFTILLFIMLKFDSNRKGIV from the coding sequence ATGAATAATCAAAAAACTAGTTTCTTTGGGAAGATAGACTGGCTGACAATAACCCTTTGGCTTGCGCTATGCTTAATTGGCTTATTCAATATCCGTGCTGCTGTTTTTAACCCCGAACTGCCCAATTTCTTTACGTTGGGTACGAATTATGGAAAACAGTCTTTATATCTTGTTTCCGCTATTATCTTGGGGGTATCCATTTTGATCATAGATGCTAAATTTTTCAGCTCGGCATCACCAATATTTTACGGTATAACTGCTGTACTGCTTGTGATCGTGTTGGTCGTCGGACGAAATGTTGGTGGAAATCAGGCCTGGATCGACCTCGGTTTTTTCCGCTTACAGCCGTCGGAGTTTGCGAAACTTTCGACCTGCCTGTTGCTGGCTAACTTTTTAAGTTCTCAAAGCAATAAGGCTCCAACGATGCAGACTTTGGCTATGGGAGCCGGTATTGTTTTATTCCCTGTATTTTTGGTGATGTTACAACCCGATACTGGATCTGCCCTCGCATTCTTTTCGTTGATTTTTGTATTCTACCGGGAGGGCTATGTGAATAATGAGCTTCTGATATTTGGAGGTCTCTGCATTTTGCTTTTCGTCCTTGCTCTATTGGTCAATCCATGGATACTTATTTTGGTTTTGGCACTACTCATTGGCCTTGTGATGTGGAACTACCGCAAGAGAAGAAAATACATTATTAATCTCAGTATACTTTTTGCGGCATGTGCAGTATTTATTCTCTGTGTAGACCTCGTGTATGACCATGTCTTACAATCGCATCAACGTGATCGTATTGACATCATTTTAGGGAAAATGGAAGATCCTAAGGGAAAGGGCTATAATTTGAATCAGTCTAAAATTGCAATTGGATCGGGACAGCTTTTGGGAAAAGGTTATTTACAGGGAACCCAGACAAAATATAATTTCGTACCTGAGCAAAGTACAGATTTTATTTTCTGCACGGTTGGAGAGGAATGGGGCTTTGTCGGATCGGTTACCTTATTACTGATCTATCTCACGCTACTGTTACGCATTATTCACATTGCCGAACGACAGCGCTCGGCCTTCGCCAGGATCTATGCATATGGTGTAGCCTCCATTCTATTTTTTCACTTGTTTATTAATATCGGCATGACAATAGGTATTGTACCCGTTATCGGGATACCACTACCTTTTATCAGCTACGGGGGCTCTTCTTTGTGGAGTTTCACGATTTTGCTTTTCATCATGCTTAAATTTGATTCAAATAGAAAAGGAATTGTTTAA
- a CDS encoding nucleoside phosphorylase, producing the protein MINESELVLNADGSVYHLNLLPEDLANTVITVGDPDRVAKVSAHFDRIELKKGKREFITHTGYLGNKRLTVISTGIGTDNIDIVLNELDALANIDFASRTVKSVLTSLDIIRIGTSGAVQQDVEMGTILASSYGIGLDALMNYYKAAYDDEEKGIQAELGRHFSALNLQPYVAKGSKSLQEQIAFDLPKGITLTAPGFYAPQGRHLRANNSIPNFVSLVNSFQYKALRLTNLEMETAGIYALAKMFGHQALSINAILANRVDGHFSSTPEQVVDKAIQLVLARI; encoded by the coding sequence ATGATTAACGAATCGGAATTAGTTTTGAACGCAGATGGCAGTGTTTACCATCTGAATTTGTTGCCAGAAGACCTGGCCAATACCGTAATTACCGTAGGCGATCCAGACCGCGTGGCGAAAGTTTCGGCACACTTTGATCGCATTGAACTTAAAAAAGGAAAGCGCGAATTTATTACACATACCGGATATTTGGGGAATAAACGGCTAACCGTAATATCCACTGGTATAGGTACGGATAATATAGACATCGTATTGAATGAACTGGATGCGCTTGCAAATATTGATTTTGCTAGTAGAACCGTGAAGTCCGTGTTGACCTCGCTGGATATAATACGCATTGGAACTTCAGGGGCTGTACAACAAGATGTTGAAATGGGAACTATTTTGGCCTCTTCTTACGGTATAGGTCTTGATGCCTTGATGAACTATTATAAGGCTGCTTATGACGATGAAGAGAAAGGGATTCAGGCGGAATTAGGTAGGCATTTTTCAGCGTTGAACTTGCAACCTTATGTTGCCAAAGGCAGTAAGAGCCTTCAGGAGCAGATCGCTTTTGACCTACCCAAGGGGATCACATTAACTGCACCGGGTTTTTACGCACCCCAGGGGCGACATTTGAGGGCAAATAATAGCATTCCTAATTTTGTGAGTTTAGTCAATTCTTTTCAATATAAAGCGCTACGCTTAACTAACCTGGAGATGGAAACTGCTGGTATTTACGCATTGGCCAAAATGTTTGGACATCAAGCTTTATCCATCAATGCTATTTTGGCAAATAGGGTAGATGGTCATTTTTCTTCCACGCCCGAACAAGTTGTCGACAAGGCTATACAGCTCGTTTTAGCGCGCATTTAA
- a CDS encoding NAD(P)/FAD-dependent oxidoreductase has product MPSNSSNRKFPRVIIIGAGFGGIEVAKKLKNKEVEVLLLDRNNFHTFQPLMYQVATGTLSADSISFPVRKMFKGQDNFHFRLADVKSVDNVAKIVRTDVGDFDYDYLIVATGATTNFFGNQQITKYALPMKNIQEALNIRSYVLQNLEEAVRIENPADRKANLNFVIVGGGPTGVELSGAIAEIKNNVLEKDYPELKKSEMSVYLVEGLPKVLANLSEKSSKDSERYLKDLGVEVLLNVQVTGYDGNSITFADGRSIETKTVIWGAGVAGQYPDGFKKEIIQRGNRIQTDDQCRVIDMPGVYAIGDVSAFITDDLPRGLPGVAPVAQQQGAYVAKHILQTISNQPTEKFNYFDKGSMATIGRNKAVVDMGKIHFNGFFGWMTWMFVHLMSIYGFRNKLITFVNWSIKFFTKNSGVRLIFHKYDEPVPEKNQAETVQ; this is encoded by the coding sequence ATGCCAAGCAATAGTTCAAATAGAAAATTCCCAAGAGTAATCATTATTGGTGCTGGATTTGGAGGAATTGAAGTTGCTAAAAAGCTTAAAAATAAGGAAGTTGAAGTTCTGTTGCTGGACAGAAATAACTTTCATACTTTTCAACCTTTGATGTATCAGGTAGCCACGGGTACTCTTTCGGCGGATTCTATCTCTTTCCCTGTTCGCAAAATGTTCAAAGGCCAAGACAACTTCCACTTTAGACTTGCTGACGTAAAGAGTGTAGATAACGTGGCCAAAATTGTAAGGACAGACGTTGGTGATTTTGACTATGATTATTTGATCGTCGCTACAGGTGCCACGACGAACTTCTTCGGCAATCAACAAATCACGAAATATGCTTTGCCAATGAAAAACATACAAGAAGCACTAAATATTCGTAGCTATGTTTTACAAAACCTGGAAGAGGCGGTACGGATAGAAAATCCAGCTGATCGTAAAGCCAATCTGAACTTCGTTATTGTTGGAGGTGGTCCGACAGGTGTAGAACTTTCGGGTGCAATCGCAGAAATCAAAAACAACGTTCTTGAAAAAGACTATCCAGAATTAAAAAAATCTGAGATGTCGGTTTACTTGGTCGAAGGACTTCCAAAAGTATTGGCCAATCTGTCCGAAAAATCTTCGAAAGATTCGGAAAGATACCTGAAAGATCTAGGTGTAGAAGTGTTATTGAATGTTCAGGTAACAGGTTATGATGGTAATTCGATTACTTTCGCCGACGGCAGAAGCATTGAGACAAAAACCGTGATTTGGGGTGCCGGCGTAGCTGGGCAATATCCTGATGGATTTAAAAAAGAAATTATCCAGCGCGGAAACCGTATACAGACGGACGATCAATGTCGCGTTATCGATATGCCAGGTGTTTATGCCATTGGTGATGTTTCGGCGTTTATTACAGATGATCTTCCTCGTGGCTTACCAGGTGTTGCACCGGTAGCTCAACAACAGGGAGCCTATGTTGCTAAACACATCCTTCAAACAATTTCCAACCAGCCAACTGAGAAATTCAATTATTTCGACAAAGGCTCGATGGCTACTATAGGCCGTAATAAAGCGGTCGTTGATATGGGAAAAATTCATTTTAATGGATTCTTTGGCTGGATGACGTGGATGTTCGTCCACTTGATGTCCATTTATGGATTCAGAAATAAACTCATTACTTTTGTAAACTGGTCAATTAAATTTTTCACAAAAAACAGCGGTGTACGTTTAATATTCCACAAGTACGATGAACCAGTTCCGGAAAAAAATCAGGCAGAAACAGTGCAATAG